In Silene latifolia isolate original U9 population chromosome X, ASM4854445v1, whole genome shotgun sequence, the following proteins share a genomic window:
- the LOC141617554 gene encoding uncharacterized protein LOC141617554, which translates to MEVATSQCYADSPFVDSIALVSMPKGFTTPTMTFYDGTEDPLEPINPYKQKMMVVAATGPKKEECMCKGFSSTLSGAALQWCDPTTAVNAFRRGLHRDSDLYKDLTKHPCATFEEVKQMAEATYRLEEDEDRRDLYGTESSIRKITTEKKNERAKPYSKNTVNKVSGETESTEAPPKLSEYGFTTRLAGVMKVIRELGQRARWLKKPTPRQNDRRDARKRCEYHNDIGHNTEDCIVLRKEVKHLYSAGCLNHLLPMGAKSGKILVDTEARESIIFGNLEEHGVQRERPGAQGSTLGRLQRRN; encoded by the exons ATGGAGGTAGCAACCTCACAGTGCTATGCGGATTCCCCCTTCGTGGACAGCATTGCCCTTGTCAGCATGCCAAAGGGGTTCACCACACCAACAATGACATTTTATGATGGAACAGAGGATCCGCTGGAGCCCATCAACCCGTACAAACAGAAAATGATGGTGGTTGCAGCAACAGGGCCTAAGAAGGAGGAatgtatgtgcaaaggattcaGTTCCACCTTGTCAGGAGCCGCACTCCAGTG GTGCGACCCTACAACGGCAGTCAACGCCTTCAGAAGGGGACTGCATCGCGACTCTGATTTGTACAAGGATCTCACCAAGCATCCATGCGCCACCTTTGAGGAAGTCAAGCAAATGGCAGAGGCTACTTATCGCctagaggaggatgaggatagaaGGGACCTGTATGGAACAGAGTCGTCCATCAGAAAAATCACAAcagagaaaaagaatgaaagagccaAACCCTACAGCAAGAACACAGTGAACAAAGTCTCAGGAGAAACAGAGAGCACCGAGGCTCCACCTAAGCTCAGCGAGTATGGGTTCACCACTAGACTTGCTGGGGTAATGAAGGTAATCAGGGAGCTAGGGCAGAGGGCCAGGTGGCTCAAGAAGCCTACCCCCAGGCAGAACGACAGAAGAGATGCCAGGAAAAGGTGTGAATACCACAACGATATTGGCCACAATACAGAAGATTGTATAGTACTACGAAAGGAAGTGAAGCACCTCTATAGTGCTGGATGCTTGAATCACCTGCTCCCTATGGGGGCGAAATCTGGAAAG ATATTGGTAGATACAGAAGCTCGTGAATCGATAATCTTTGGAAACCTTGAAGaacatggggttcagcgagaaaGACCTGGTGCACAAGGCAGTACCCTTGGTAGGCTTCAGCGGAGAAACTAA